Part of the Tetragenococcus koreensis genome, TTAGTTGCATGTACTTTAATTGGACTTGTGACCGGTAATTTAGAAATTTGTGTTATGTTGGGCGGTTCACTACAAATGATCGCATTAGGCTGGGCTAACGTTGGTGCGGCTGTGGCACCAGATGCTGCATTGGCATCAGTGGCTTCTGCAATTATTCTTGTTTTAGGTGGACAGCAACAAGGTGGTATCTCAACTTCGATTGCCGTTGCAATTCCACTAGCAGTAGCAGGGTTATTCTTGACAATGCTTGTTCGTACAGTTGCTGTTCCGATTGTTCACGGAATGGACAAAGCTGCTGAACAAGGAAGTTATCGTAAGATTGAATGGCTGCATCTCTTTGCAACTTGTCTGCAAGGTTTGCGTATTGCAATACCAGCTGGAGCACTATTATTTATTCCAGCAACGACTGTCCGTCAAGTTTTGGAATCAATGCCTGACTGGCTAACAGAAGGAATGGAAATCGGTGGTGGTATGGTGGTAGCCGTTGGTTATGCAATGGTTATCAATATGATGTCAAATAGAGAAGTATGGCCGTTCTTTATTTTAGGTTTTGCCATTGCAGCAATTACTGATTTAACTTTGATCGCAATTGGGGCTATCGGCGTTGCCTTAGCACTTATTT contains:
- a CDS encoding PTS mannose/fructose/sorbose transporter subunit IIC, with the translated sequence MSDLNAIQMILVVVVAFFAGMDGILDQFQFHQPLVACTLIGLVTGNLEICVMLGGSLQMIALGWANVGAAVAPDAALASVASAIILVLGGQQQGGISTSIAVAIPLAVAGLFLTMLVRTVAVPIVHGMDKAAEQGSYRKIEWLHLFATCLQGLRIAIPAGALLFIPATTVRQVLESMPDWLTEGMEIGGGMVVAVGYAMVINMMSNREVWPFFILGFAIAAITDLTLIAIGAIGVALALIYITLSKQGGSSEGGGGNGGSRDPLGDILNDY